The Agromyces mangrovi genome contains a region encoding:
- a CDS encoding MDR family MFS transporter, with protein sequence MSRRATLNAISGLILGMFVAILSGTVVSTSLPRIISDLGGDQSSYTWVVTAALLATTVTTPIWGKFADLVNRKLLVQLALGLFVLGSVLGGFAQDASMLIGFRVIQGLGAGGLMALVQIVIADIISPRERGRWMGLIGSVMAVATIGGPLIGGLVTDGIGWRANFFIALPFAIAAIVLIQATLHLPARPKRKVKVDYLGAVLIATGVSLLLVWVTLGGSQFDWNSVESFVMIGGAVLALVAAVVVELVVEEPIVPLSLFRNRTYALSVVASLSVGVAMFGTTIFIAQYMQLARGATPTESGLLTIPLIIGQMGSSIVAGQLISRYGKWKRYMVTGSVLAIAGLLLMSTLHYDTPYGFVALFMFVLGAGLGMVMQNLVLVVQNDTPAAQLGVASSGVAFFRSLGGTAGVAVMGAVLGSRVADLVRDGLAGLDPEQLAGAQSLADGGIPDLAELPGPVRTVVESAYGLGVAEVFLIAVPLAVVSLIAICFLPNKPLQTVTAAERLTAEAEAARPGE encoded by the coding sequence ATGTCGCGCCGCGCCACGCTCAACGCCATCTCGGGGCTCATCCTCGGCATGTTCGTCGCGATCCTCTCCGGCACGGTCGTGTCGACCTCGCTGCCGCGCATCATCTCCGACCTCGGCGGCGACCAGTCGAGCTACACCTGGGTGGTGACCGCCGCGCTGCTCGCGACCACGGTCACGACGCCGATCTGGGGCAAGTTCGCCGACCTGGTGAACCGCAAGCTGCTCGTGCAGCTCGCGCTCGGCCTGTTCGTGCTCGGGTCGGTGCTCGGCGGGTTCGCGCAGGACGCGTCGATGCTCATCGGCTTCCGCGTCATCCAGGGCCTCGGCGCAGGCGGCCTCATGGCGCTCGTGCAGATCGTGATCGCCGACATCATCTCGCCCCGCGAGCGCGGCCGGTGGATGGGGCTGATCGGCTCGGTCATGGCGGTCGCGACCATCGGCGGTCCGCTCATCGGCGGCCTCGTGACCGACGGCATCGGCTGGCGGGCGAACTTCTTCATCGCGCTCCCGTTCGCGATCGCCGCGATCGTGCTCATCCAGGCGACGCTGCACCTGCCCGCCCGCCCGAAGCGGAAGGTGAAGGTCGACTACCTCGGCGCGGTGCTCATCGCGACCGGTGTCAGCCTCCTGCTCGTCTGGGTGACCCTCGGCGGCAGCCAGTTCGATTGGAACTCCGTCGAGTCGTTCGTGATGATCGGCGGCGCCGTGCTCGCGCTGGTGGCAGCGGTCGTCGTCGAGCTCGTCGTCGAGGAGCCGATCGTGCCGCTCTCGCTCTTCCGGAACCGCACCTACGCGCTCTCCGTCGTCGCGAGCCTCTCGGTGGGCGTCGCGATGTTCGGCACGACCATCTTCATCGCCCAGTACATGCAGCTCGCCCGCGGGGCGACGCCGACCGAGTCGGGCCTGCTGACCATTCCGCTGATCATCGGCCAGATGGGCTCGTCGATCGTCGCGGGCCAGCTGATCAGCCGGTACGGGAAGTGGAAGCGCTACATGGTCACGGGCTCGGTGCTCGCGATCGCCGGCCTCCTGCTCATGAGCACGCTGCACTACGACACCCCGTACGGGTTCGTAGCGCTGTTCATGTTCGTGCTCGGGGCGGGCCTCGGCATGGTCATGCAGAACCTCGTGCTGGTCGTGCAGAACGACACCCCGGCGGCCCAGCTCGGCGTCGCGAGCTCGGGGGTCGCGTTCTTCCGCAGCCTCGGCGGCACCGCGGGCGTCGCGGTCATGGGTGCCGTGCTCGGCTCGCGCGTCGCCGACCTCGTTCGCGACGGGCTCGCGGGCCTCGACCCGGAGCAGCTCGCCGGTGCGCAGTCGCTCGCCGACGGCGGCATCCCCGACCTCGCCGAGCTCCCGGGTCCGGTGCGCACCGTCGTCGAGTCCGCCTACGGGCTCGGCGTGGCCGAGGTGTTCCTCATCGCCGTGCCGCTCGCCGTGGTCAGCCTCATCGCGATCTGCTTCCTGCCGAACAAGCCGCTCCAGACGGTCACCGCCGCCGAGCGCCTGACCGCCGAGGCGGAGGCCGCGAGGCCGGGCGAATAG
- a CDS encoding MarR family winged helix-turn-helix transcriptional regulator translates to MTADTPELERALGAVETQLGVLFNRVRVLWKEQAASVHPDLQPVGYKLLSALVRGGPAHAGALADQLATDKSVVSRQVRILADLGLVESRVDEHDARARLLVATSVGVERVQEVRSGTQSRLRARLAEWPEGDVERFAELLARMNEG, encoded by the coding sequence ATGACCGCCGACACTCCCGAACTCGAGCGCGCCCTCGGCGCCGTCGAGACCCAGCTCGGGGTGCTGTTCAACCGCGTGCGCGTGCTCTGGAAGGAGCAGGCCGCGAGCGTGCACCCCGACCTGCAGCCCGTCGGCTACAAGCTGCTCAGCGCGCTCGTGCGCGGCGGACCGGCTCACGCCGGCGCGCTCGCCGACCAGCTCGCGACCGACAAGTCGGTGGTGAGCCGGCAGGTGCGCATCCTCGCCGATCTCGGGCTCGTCGAGAGCCGGGTCGACGAGCACGACGCGCGCGCCCGTCTGCTGGTCGCGACGTCCGTCGGCGTCGAGCGCGTGCAGGAGGTGCGATCGGGCACGCAGTCTCGCCTGCGGGCGCGCCTCGCCGAGTGGCCCGAGGGCGACGTGGAGCGGTTCGCCGAGCTGCTCGCCCGCATGAACGAGGGGTGA